A region from the Brevibacterium paucivorans genome encodes:
- the trxB gene encoding thioredoxin-disulfide reductase — MTQTQLVIVGSGPAGYTAAVYAARAGLSPVVIAGSVTAGGELMNTTDVENFPGFPEGIQGPDLMENMRQQAERFGAQVVYDDVASIDFAPGAHKLTTALGSEYTAQAVILATGSAYRHLNVPGEDQLSGHGVSWCATCDGFFFKDQHIAVVGGGDSALEEATFLTRFASKVTLIHRRQEFRASVAMQKRAQEDPKLEFLLDSEVATINGDTSVTGLTIRNTVTGEESELPVTGLFVAIGSDPRTDLFKDTLDLREDGYLAVDGRTSKTSVEGVFAAGDVIDPVYRQAVTAAGSGCVAALDAEHYLAQLTDQS; from the coding sequence ATGACTCAGACACAACTCGTCATCGTAGGTTCAGGGCCAGCCGGCTACACCGCTGCCGTCTATGCTGCCCGTGCCGGCCTATCCCCCGTCGTTATCGCTGGATCAGTGACAGCCGGTGGTGAACTCATGAACACCACTGATGTCGAAAACTTCCCCGGGTTCCCAGAAGGTATCCAGGGGCCGGACCTCATGGAGAACATGCGCCAGCAAGCTGAGCGCTTTGGTGCACAGGTCGTGTATGACGACGTAGCTTCGATTGACTTCGCACCAGGAGCACACAAGCTGACCACCGCACTTGGAAGCGAATACACAGCGCAAGCAGTCATTCTGGCTACGGGTTCGGCCTACCGTCACTTGAACGTACCCGGTGAAGACCAGCTATCCGGACACGGTGTTAGCTGGTGCGCCACCTGTGACGGTTTCTTCTTTAAGGACCAGCACATCGCGGTTGTAGGTGGAGGCGACTCCGCACTTGAAGAAGCGACCTTTCTGACCCGTTTCGCTTCAAAGGTGACACTCATCCACCGCAGGCAGGAATTCCGCGCTTCAGTGGCTATGCAAAAGCGCGCTCAAGAAGACCCCAAGTTGGAGTTCCTCCTGGATTCCGAGGTGGCAACTATCAACGGTGACACCTCCGTGACCGGACTGACCATTCGCAATACAGTCACCGGGGAAGAATCTGAACTGCCCGTCACGGGTCTGTTTGTAGCAATCGGCTCAGACCCACGCACTGATCTGTTCAAAGATACTCTTGACCTGCGCGAAGACGGCTACCTGGCCGTTGATGGACGTACTTCCAAGACGTCCGTCGAAGGTGTTTTCGCAGCAGGTGACGTCATTGACCCCGTCTACCGTCAAGCAGTCACAGCAGCAGGATCTGGCTGTGTGGCAGCCCTTGATGCTGAACACTACCTAGCCCAACTCACCGACCAGTCATAA
- the trxA gene encoding thioredoxin yields the protein MAQEVTDATFKEEVLSSDLPVLVDFWAPWCGPCRMVSPIVDEIAQEQADKLKVVKLNTDENLETASAYGITSIPALYVFKGGEVAKTIVGARPKPALEQELAEFIG from the coding sequence ATGGCACAGGAAGTTACTGACGCAACATTCAAGGAAGAAGTCCTTTCGAGCGACCTTCCTGTTCTTGTGGACTTTTGGGCTCCATGGTGCGGTCCATGCCGCATGGTGAGCCCAATCGTTGACGAAATCGCCCAGGAACAAGCCGACAAACTCAAAGTCGTGAAGTTGAACACCGACGAGAACCTGGAAACCGCCTCGGCGTACGGCATCACCTCCATTCCAGCGTTGTACGTTTTCAAGGGTGGCGAGGTCGCCAAGACCATCGTTGGAGCACGTCCAAAGCCGGCATTGGAGCAGGAACTGGCCGAATTCATCGGCTAG
- a CDS encoding N-acetylmuramoyl-L-alanine amidase: MRPGDSSPLVATVKAQLQRLGYECDPSSELFDHQFESVICSFQQSRGIVVDGVIGPETHKELDIARYKLGDRVLRYDPVRPLQGDDVTELQHRLSRLGVYTESVSFEFGPATYNAVREIQKELGLSPDGVVGPSTLSALSAVYRQSSHGNLWALQERARVTASGESLSGRTIVIEAGTTARDFVNTTATSEALEQERIWSGDIASRVEGRLGALGASIVHIPSDKPHLADDLDAAAVVTVNQDHALSPAPNGIATFYFGQHKDSNMVSPIGRSLGGLVHREVVARTSLLDCGVHARTWKSLRNVDAPKVQVFAGYMSNAHDCELLSQTSVRDSIAEGVSVAVQRLFLHKDNDHDTGTLNVQTIREMRNLFAKR; encoded by the coding sequence ATCCGTCCGGGCGATTCGAGCCCGTTAGTCGCAACAGTCAAAGCCCAGCTTCAGCGGTTGGGTTATGAGTGCGACCCCTCGTCGGAATTATTCGATCACCAGTTCGAATCTGTCATTTGTAGCTTCCAGCAATCACGTGGAATCGTTGTCGACGGCGTTATTGGACCCGAGACGCACAAAGAGCTTGATATTGCGCGCTACAAGCTGGGTGACCGTGTCCTTCGATATGACCCAGTGCGCCCATTGCAGGGTGACGATGTCACTGAGCTTCAACACCGGCTTTCGCGTTTGGGTGTCTATACCGAATCAGTCAGTTTTGAGTTTGGTCCTGCTACGTATAACGCAGTGCGGGAAATCCAGAAGGAACTGGGCCTCTCCCCCGATGGCGTCGTTGGACCGTCCACGTTGTCGGCCCTTTCGGCTGTGTATCGCCAGTCGTCGCATGGCAATCTGTGGGCACTCCAAGAACGCGCACGTGTGACTGCTTCGGGCGAGTCATTGAGCGGGCGCACTATTGTGATTGAGGCCGGCACAACTGCACGCGATTTTGTAAATACTACTGCCACCTCAGAAGCTCTCGAACAGGAGAGAATCTGGAGTGGCGACATCGCTTCACGTGTAGAGGGCAGATTGGGTGCTCTTGGAGCGTCGATCGTACACATCCCAAGTGACAAGCCGCATCTGGCGGATGATCTCGACGCCGCTGCGGTCGTCACCGTGAATCAGGACCACGCCCTCTCCCCTGCCCCAAACGGCATTGCTACCTTCTACTTTGGCCAGCACAAGGATTCCAATATGGTCTCCCCTATTGGCCGTTCTCTGGGTGGTCTCGTTCACCGCGAAGTCGTAGCTCGCACATCGCTTCTGGACTGTGGCGTTCATGCTCGCACATGGAAGAGCTTGCGAAACGTCGATGCTCCTAAGGTCCAGGTGTTTGCTGGATACATGTCTAATGCACACGACTGCGAACTGCTTTCTCAAACTTCAGTGCGCGACTCGATCGCTGAAGGCGTTTCAGTCGCCGTTCAGCGGTTATTCCTCCACAAAGATAATGACCACGACACAGGTACGCTCAACGTTCAAACGATTCGTGAGATGCGTAACTTGTTCGCTAAGCGATAG
- the murJ gene encoding murein biosynthesis integral membrane protein MurJ, with protein sequence MSSLAKSSALMTAGTLVSRVLGLVKTVLLTAAIGLAIGGAADAFDVANKVPNNLYMLLAGGILNAVLVPQIVRASKQADGGADYINRLLTLSILLLAGFTAIATLAAPLLVRIYASPTWDADKIALAVAFAYISLPKIFFFGLYTMLGQVLNAKENFGPYMWAPVLNNVVSIAGLGLFIFLFGPGDMGQHAVGTWDATKIWVIAGTGTLGVVAQALILIWPLKRIGFKYTPTFGFRGVGLGTAGKVAGWTFAAVLVGQLGFIVTSQVASTASSTGTEVTPSLAAYTAAYITFMLPHSLVAVSLSTALFTDLSQSAADYNDEKLVDTYTQGVRVVGFVNTFFTVAFIVLAAPMSMVMAGANQTQAHAVGLIVIAMIIGLIPFSGMYLTQRVFYAYEDARTPFWIQVPQMIVQSAGVIASAFLPKQYIVAGIGASMSVGYIFALALAVWCLRKRLPSLPIAPTLFAHIRFGLAGVVSGAVGFAMMWFLPDPMWAGRGRAFIVCAVIGCVMLAVFMLAAWLIRVPEMRSLVTTVRAKLGR encoded by the coding sequence ATGTCATCGCTTGCGAAATCCTCAGCGCTCATGACCGCGGGTACGCTGGTTTCGCGCGTTCTGGGTCTGGTGAAGACTGTTCTCCTCACCGCCGCGATCGGGTTGGCAATTGGTGGTGCCGCTGACGCTTTCGACGTCGCCAACAAGGTGCCCAACAACCTGTACATGTTGCTGGCTGGCGGTATTCTCAACGCGGTTTTGGTGCCGCAGATTGTCCGCGCGTCGAAGCAGGCTGACGGTGGGGCCGACTACATCAATCGCCTGCTCACCCTGTCGATTCTGCTTCTGGCCGGTTTCACCGCGATCGCTACTCTGGCGGCGCCTCTTCTTGTGCGCATATACGCCAGCCCCACGTGGGATGCCGACAAGATCGCACTGGCGGTCGCCTTTGCCTACATTTCTCTGCCCAAGATCTTCTTCTTTGGTCTGTACACCATGTTGGGTCAAGTGCTCAACGCAAAGGAGAACTTTGGGCCGTACATGTGGGCTCCCGTTCTTAACAACGTGGTGTCCATTGCGGGCCTGGGATTGTTCATTTTCTTGTTTGGCCCCGGCGACATGGGGCAACACGCGGTGGGGACGTGGGATGCCACCAAAATTTGGGTGATTGCCGGAACCGGAACCCTGGGCGTTGTGGCCCAGGCGCTCATTCTCATTTGGCCGTTGAAGAGGATCGGCTTTAAGTACACCCCTACTTTCGGGTTCCGAGGTGTGGGTTTGGGTACCGCTGGCAAGGTAGCCGGATGGACGTTCGCCGCCGTGCTGGTGGGTCAGTTGGGCTTCATTGTGACCTCGCAGGTTGCGTCTACCGCGTCGTCCACCGGCACCGAGGTGACCCCCTCCTTGGCGGCGTACACGGCGGCTTACATTACTTTCATGCTTCCGCACTCGCTGGTCGCGGTATCACTTTCTACCGCTCTGTTTACTGATTTGTCGCAGTCGGCAGCTGACTACAACGACGAGAAGCTGGTTGATACGTATACCCAGGGTGTACGGGTTGTAGGGTTTGTCAACACGTTCTTCACCGTGGCGTTTATTGTGCTGGCGGCCCCCATGTCCATGGTCATGGCCGGTGCAAACCAGACGCAGGCACACGCGGTGGGGCTTATTGTCATCGCCATGATTATTGGGCTCATTCCGTTCAGCGGGATGTACCTCACGCAACGTGTCTTCTATGCGTATGAAGATGCTCGGACACCGTTTTGGATTCAGGTCCCCCAGATGATTGTCCAGTCGGCTGGAGTGATCGCATCGGCTTTCCTCCCCAAGCAGTACATCGTCGCTGGAATTGGTGCGTCTATGTCCGTGGGATACATTTTCGCCCTGGCTCTGGCCGTGTGGTGCTTGCGCAAACGTCTGCCGTCACTTCCGATTGCACCTACCCTGTTTGCGCATATTCGCTTTGGACTCGCTGGTGTGGTCAGTGGCGCGGTTGGGTTCGCTATGATGTGGTTCCTCCCAGACCCCATGTGGGCTGGGCGTGGACGCGCGTTCATTGTGTGCGCTGTCATCGGTTGTGTCATGTTGGCGGTGTTCATGCTGGCTGCGTGGCTGATCCGGGTTCCGGAAATGCGTTCTTTGGTCACAACGGTTCGCGCCAAGTTAGGGCGATGA